tccttccttttcttccttgagaaaaagatatttcGTACAACAACAAAACTTACTTGTCCATTCTGAAAATTTCTTGCCCAACGGTAGCTTGACATTATTCTTGTAAATCCATAAGGATGAGCCAGCATAAATCCAACTGCCATTTTGTACAGTCTGAAAGTTACAAAATGACAGCACCAtagaagaaatgatatttttagtaTCATTAAAAGGTAGGTAAAAACAATTGGGGAACTTAGTTTCTTACCTAGAGTCCCAGAATGTAAGAATAGACGCTCCTCCAGCTCCATGTCCTCGCTGATTGTCATGGTTATCCACAAAGACAAGTGCTCTGTCTGAAGGCATGAAACCCCAGCCTTCTCCCCagttcctattaaaaaaaaattatatatgtatatatatataccttttaaaatagctttaaagTAACctaaatgtgtatttcttttagtATACCATCCTCAAAGGAAATTCTCTCTCTAATTAAATGGTTATTCTATAGGGTTTTTTAGAGAAACTATGTAGGTATATTATCTACAAATACATctcatgtatgtatatgtgtatgaatTACTTGTATTACTTTCATGTTACAGGTATAAGATTTTTGTTGTAAAAAGTCCTTTTAGAGGTTTCAGTATATTATAATTTAGATGGATTTCAGAAGTAGCAACATGCATATCATCTTATACAGAATGGCAAACTGGGCTAAAATAAGGCctcaatattttattgttataatacaaacattttaatatttgaaactaATTAATTGATATGATATATGTAAATTCCACAGTATGGCCACATGGTAGGCAGTTCATAAATGATAGAGTCATTTTAATAACAATCTGACCATCACAGATTATATGCAAACATTAGTCAAATCTAGTAAAGTCATATAATAGGTAGATTAAAATCTCTAAGTTTCGTTTTCGGTTTCTAGACATACTTTCTTGTCATTGACATTCTAAATAATAAAGATGATCTATTGGAGTTTGGACCTCTATACCAGTTATTACTGGCAACAGAATCTTTGAAAGTTTTCTAATTAAAAAGGTTCTAAGAAGATAACTCATACTGGGGTAATATGACTAATAAATCtatgaaataattcaaaagataaatcatatttcatttactttaagtATGCCAtcttctctccatcccacctGCGCAGAACTGTGCCTAGTTTAGCACCATACTTGAATTCTGTCACACGGCCATTTCCAAAGTACTCGCTGCCTTTAATTGGCTCAGTACCCAGATCAATTACCTAGTAGAAATAACAgaagaatatataattttaaataggagctttaaagaattttaaccatcacattaatatttatagaaaatggcTTTAAACTATATTATTTGAAATGCTCAAATGGTTTTCCTtatacaagattttttaaaaaaattttttgctgaAGTATATGCAGCACTTAACATCTGGCAGACAACATTTCTACATGCTTggtaaatattaactcatttaattctccaaagaaaacaaagacgtAACCATTATCattatctcttttcttcacaagaaaaaattgtTGCACAGAAAGGTTAATCAATTTGCCTAAACGAACACAGTGAATAGTGCTATAACCAAGATTTAAACTCAGATACACTGGCTTGAGACAACAACTgtattattatctgtcttttataATGGTCTCTGGGGAGATGGTAAATGACATAGAGATGTTTGCAGCTTAAATAAATTCTTTGCTCTTCCATAAAACCTCTTGGAACAAAGAGTTTGCTGTGTTGTCTCTGAATAAAAGGAGGTTAAAGAACACTGTTTGATAAAAATGGTTCAAccattaaccaacagaaattGTATTTTCAACTAAATCTGCCATTTATTTtctaatgaattaaataatattattttatatgcacatatatatatattgacgTACCTCCTGGTAAATGAAAGGTTTACTTCCTTGAGGGAACCAGTTTGTGTTTAGATTATGCAGTTTATCCAAAAAAGCCTTTATGTCTCCAGGCCACATGTGCTTAGCAGCATCCAATCTGAACCCTGCTACACCCAAGTCGATGAGATGATTCAGATAGTCAGCAATCGTGGAACGCACATAATCTTTCTCCAGCGCAAGATCAAGAAGACCAACCACGCGACAATCTCTGACCTGTAGAGGCAAAAATTTTGTGATTGATACATAAAACATCATCTTTACTCGAGACTTCATgtgattattcattcatttattcactaacaAATATTTCTATAGAGCCTCCTTTGCATTGGCACTACAGGGATGCTGACATTCTGATATGGACatacctttgaaatattttctagtaCTAGAAAAACGGAGAATGTAGGAAATAAAGTGGGTGAGTTTTTTAATTGATtgtggaaaatgttttaaatattgattcgagtttcttatttttaaacagtcAGATTTGGAATCCTGTTTTCCTAAGGACTCTaagctaatatttaaaatggagatCAATAAACCACATGTGGATAATTAAACGCATAGATGGCTCTTTATTCagattactgttttttttttaattacctggTAGATATCATTATAGTTCTCAACCTCGCCACTTCCAGAGTTACATTTACCATCATTAAAATCCCAACCAGAGTACGGGACTGCTGGAAAGTCCCTACTTCCAGCATTGTAGTAACTTCCACAAGTACTGCTCGTTCCTGCACCGCCACCACTTCCGCACATATGATTAACTACAGCATCCACATAAATACGAACCTGAAAAGCAAAGTTTCTATTTCAGTTTGACTTATGGAAAGGTAGAAATCTATAATATTACTGATGAAAGTTTACAGCATGTAAATATTTCCTTGCCATTTTATAACTTATCTTCCTAGAAGACAAAAAAGTCAAGTGTGAAAGGAAATCAATGTGAACGGAAGACCTACAGGCATTCTAGCCACTTGCATTGAGAGAACCAAAAACTACCACAACTGTGAAAAATGCAAAGAGCACTTGGTCAGTAGGTTACAATGAATTGAGACAGGAGAGGTTGTTGGTTTTTGAAATTTCCATGGGCCATCCTATAAAAGAAGTAATCAGCCTCTACTATCTACTTAGCATCTGTAGAGAGGAAGGTAGACATTGTCTCTCCTTATGCTCCTCATCAGAGAGAATATAACTATTTACCATCAAAAAACCTATGGGGAAAGaggcccgcctggtggcacagcagttaagttcacacgttccgctttggtggcctggggtttgccagctcACATCACTggtacggacctatgcaccacttgtcaagccatgctgtggcaggcatcccacatataaagtagagggagaggggcacggatgttagctcagggccagtcttcctcagcaaaaagaagaggattggcagcagatgttagctcaggactaatcttcctcaaaaaaaaaaaaaaacctatggtGAAAAAGACCCAGGAATTATGGGTGGAGATACAAGTCACATAAAATTGACAGCAAATACTGCAACTGGAATTTCCAATTCCTAACTAGAAAAGAGTTCCCTGGAAATGCGTATAATTACAAAGGTTAAAAGTTGATATTTTGCTTTAGAAATAAGTTCAGATTAAACTTTGACTTAACATCTTCTTAGTAGATAAATGACGCATATACAAAGATTTACCAAAATTGAACATAAggcaataattaaattttaattatagctAAAGTacgaagtaaaataaaaattaagaaatacggAGAATATTATGCTCAAAAAGCAAGAAACAGGAGAGTGAAAGGATTTTCccatataatattttgaaaggcaaTTTTCATTCACTTACACCGACGTTGTTACATCTGGTCACCATGTCTCGAAATTCATCTTCATTTCCAGATCTTGTACATATCTTGTAGCTAATTGGTTGGTATCTTTCCCACCAAGGTCTTGAAGGGTTATTAACTACGATATTTTCATTGGGTGGAGAGACCTATAAATAGAACAGTCTTACTAAGTATCAAATTATGGCTTACTTTATATCATTGGATACTCTAGAAACTAATTaataatctaaaattatttctgaatctTTGTATAGCAGCTACATTACTTTAcaaccatttgaaaatataatagcATATTGTAAATGTCCTACTGAAGAAAGATTCTATcagacacaaaacataaagttGCCAATAGTACtaaatgttttcttccttagaaaaCTGTTTTACTCAGAGTACTTATTATTGAAGTAAAATGTTGCCCCAGCTTCACAGATACAGATCATTATACAATTTACTATAAGCATAGCACATACTGCAGTGTATCCTATGAACAATACCCACCTGAACCCCTCCAAATCCTTTGGGAGCTAAGTATCGCTCACATTCAAGAGCAATATCAACCCAGCGCCACTCAAACAGATGGACAATAGATGTCCGTCCACTTTGGGTATGTGGGTCATACTGAGCCCAGCAGAACCCAATGGCTGAAAGTAACAGAAGGAACTTCATTGTGCTTTGAAGTTGTCAGGGTTCTTTGCAGCAACTATTTATATTCCTGTAAGAAGcatatttttctaagtaaatatttacaTGAATAGGTACTTAGAGCACAAGccctttatttattcataatCTGAAGAACATTATCAATAATAATGTTAACAAGTGAAGAACATCCGTAAAATCTCCCaggaaaacaatctaaatgacCTCTTAGAACTTAATGTTTTCCTTATCGAGGGAATATTAACCTTTTTAAACATCTggcattatatatatacacaaagaaagCTTAATCGTGTATTATTTAATTAGGATTAGATCTTACTTCTGAGTCCCTCACTaatcaaaggaaaataacaatCAGAGACAACTGAATTCATAGTCAAAATATGCCTTAACTATCTATTTGCAAACATTTGTAATGTTTCAAATTCAAAAAGAGACAGGATATTTAATTCAGTTCTGTTTTTCACTCCCaatccaaatttttatttaaatttctacaCTAAGATTTAAGAAACTATTTGTGAGTTGAATGTACATGAATTGAGGAAACGGACTGTTTTTCCTCTCCACTAAGTCTTATGCTTAATTCAATGGCTATAGCAGTAGagtggagttttcttttcttctttatagcaAATATCTCTTGTACCTGATAAAACACTAAATTAATGAATTCACAACCCTTTCCTTCTTAATGTGAGCGAAATCCTATAAAAAATAGTACAGGTCAGAAAAACTTAATCCATTAATCCAACAAGTATTAACTGAGTGTCTGCTTTTTGCTAAGCATGTGGATGATGTTCAGGATACGATGAACAAGACAAGACAGACAAGTTTCTTGGTCTccgggagcttacattctagtggaaaggaaagaaaatatatgagtaaatggtaataatcataacaaaaaaacaaattaagatagCAATAAAAATTAGTATGAAATAACAgggtaataaaatagaaaatgacttTACCACCAGGGTATTTTAGACTGGATAGTAAGGGAAAGCATCTCTGAGGAAGTGATTTTCAGCTGGGATTTGAAGGATTAGAAGGAGCCATTCATTTGAAcaccagagaaagacaatctaCACAGAGGAAAACATGACAGTAAAAAGCCAAGGAAggaaaaagcttaaaatattcaagcaacatttaaaaaaattgtgcagCTAATCAAAGTGTGATACAGTGGAGGGTACAgtgagatgaggttggagaggtagGCCAAATCATGCAGGACCTTGTCGaacataaagaaagagagagtcaTTGAGACTTTAAGAGGGGGAGCTGAGAAACTCGGatacactataaaaaaaaaaaaatcacttttgccTCTGTGAAGAAATTGTATTTTAGGAAGACAAAGTGGAGGCAGGGACCTCAGTTAGTCTTTTTCACTGGTCCAGGAAAGCACTGCTTGGCTTGAACTAGGGTACTGACAGGATATATTTCAGAGGTAGCAATAGGCTGATGGATAGATTAGAGCTGAagaatgagggaaagagaaaaattttaaaaatagatatttggtggtgataccatttatttatttattttttgctatggaagatttaccctgaactgacatccattgccaatcttcctctttttttgcttcaggaagattaaccctgagttaacatctgtgccaaccttcctctatttttttgtacatgAGACACCTCCACATTGTACCTGGTGAGTGGAgaaggtctgcacctgggatccaacccatgaacccgggcctcTGAACTGGAGTGTGTGAAagtttaaccactcagccatggggctgggcccgaTACTATTCATTAAGATGAGGAAAAATTAGGAAGTACTTGCTTTGGAGAAGGTGACCAAGAGTGTTATGGTCAGTAATATTTACTCTATCAACCCTTGCTCTCCTTTGGTCTTTCCTCCAACACCCCGTGTCAACACTGTGTCCTATTTTCTTATTCAGTTTGAGCTATTATAACCAGAATACTATAGACTGGCTGGCTGAAAcaacaaatatctatttctaacagttctggaggctgggaaggacaAGGTCAAAATGCCAGCACAgccagtgtctggtgagagccccctCTAGTTTCGCAGATGGCATCTTCTCCTTGTATCATCACACGGTGGAGAGTAGAGAGAGCTCTGgtccctttctcttcttgtaaggacactaatcccattagGGGgtgctccactctcatgaccttgTCTAAAACTGattacctccccaaagccccacagacTAATACCACCCCACTGGGGATAAGGGTTTCACATATGAAGTTGGCAGGGGTGAGAGGACCACAAACGTGCAGTCCATAACACTTATCCACTGCAAAGCCAAAGGTTCTTGTATGTTACAAGCAGTTTCATTCCCCTGTGACTTTCAAAGTGCTTTGCTTCTTTCTATGATCCCCTTCTACCATCCTTGTGTACCTGGTAACTactcttctttccaaatgcaGTTGAAGCAACATCTATATGAAGCTTATTGCAATATTTCCAGGCATAGTTACTTATTCCTCTGCATTATAGCTTTTTCACTTATGTGACCTTATCAAATTAAATCTGatttatattgtaaataattGTAAATAGCTAAGTATTCACACATGCATCATTCTGGGCCAAGCTTCTTAAAGGTAGATTTCATATACAATATTCCTAGAATCTAGCAAAACAATTAGCATAATCGCTTATGTGATCAATAAATGGTTGTAGCATACAGACTCTAAGTTCCAGGTATTTTGCAAGACATTGGCATAACTGGGGTTATGTCCTcattgattttataaaataattgaacaCTATCTCGAAAATTGTATAATGCAATCTACTCTAACCCTTGCAAAAACTTAGCACACATGAAGGAATTAAGGCCCAGGGAGATTCAATAAATTGTCCAGGCTCAAATGGTAAGTAATCAGATTTCGATAATAGGTCCTACTATAAGTGAAAATTCTCTGTATTACACCAATGTTTTCCATAGAATTCTAGACTTCATGTATAATATTCCTAGAATCTAGAACAATTAACATAATGGCTTATGTGATCAATAAATGGTTGTAGAATACAGATTCTAAATTCCAGGTATTTTGCAAGACATTGGCATAACCAGGGGTATGTCCTCAttgatttttaaaggattgtgtgtgtgtgtgtgtgtatgtgagaggaagattcaacctgagctaacatccattgccaatcctgctctttttttgcttaaggaagattagccctgagctaacatctgtgccaatctccctttgctttgtatgtgtgttgcctccacagcatggctgatgagcagagtaggtccaaaccaggatccaaaccaa
This Equus przewalskii isolate Varuska unplaced genomic scaffold, EquPr2 ChrUn-13, whole genome shotgun sequence DNA region includes the following protein-coding sequences:
- the LOC103555033 gene encoding pancreatic alpha-amylase, with product MKFLLLLSAIGFCWAQYDPHTQSGRTSIVHLFEWRWVDIALECERYLAPKGFGGVQVSPPNENIVVNNPSRPWWERYQPISYKICTRSGNEDEFRDMVTRCNNVGVRIYVDAVVNHMCGSGGGAGTSSTCGSYYNAGSRDFPAVPYSGWDFNDGKCNSGSGEVENYNDIYQVRDCRVVGLLDLALEKDYVRSTIADYLNHLIDLGVAGFRLDAAKHMWPGDIKAFLDKLHNLNTNWFPQGSKPFIYQEVIDLGTEPIKGSEYFGNGRVTEFKYGAKLGTVLRRWDGEKMAYLKNWGEGWGFMPSDRALVFVDNHDNQRGHGAGGASILTFWDSRLYKMAVGFMLAHPYGFTRIMSSYRWARNFQNGQDANDWIGPPNHNGVIKEVTINPDTTCGNDWVCEHRWRQIRNMVAFRNVVDGQAFTNWWDNGSNQVAFGRGNRGFIVFNNDDWALSSTLQTGLPGGTYCDVISGDKVDGNCTGIKIYVSSDGSAYFSISNTAEDPFIAIHAESKL